One genomic window of Cheilinus undulatus linkage group 7, ASM1832078v1, whole genome shotgun sequence includes the following:
- the rasl11b gene encoding ras-like protein family member 11B: MRLIQNMSTIAEYPTPEYPAPNRVMKMAVIGGSGVGKTALVVRFLTRRFIGDYERNAGNLYSREVQVDSEQVTIQVQDTPGVEMTDNGVSLPDHVTCSIQWADAVVLVYSVTDRRSFDLIDQLHQLVVRAGGANMPPVILLANKADLLHLRRVDSQQGPLLAGTLGCSFYEVSASEDYSQVHHAFHRLCCQLAKQPPPPASNSSSSSSSSSNTNSASAVTEKRRSPLIPRPKSPNMQDLKRRFKQALSAKVRTVTSV; this comes from the exons atgcGTCTGATCCAGAACATGTCGACCATCGCGGAGTATCCCACCCCGGAATACCCTGCACCTAACCGGGTCATGAAGATGGCTGTGATCGGGGGCAGTGGAGTGGGGAAAACCG CACTAGTGGTGAGATTCCTCACAAGGCGATTTATTGGAGATTATGAGAGAAATGCTG GTAATCTGTACTCCAGGGAAGTCCAGGTAGACTCGGAGCAGGTGACCATCCAGGTTCAGGACACTCCTGGGGTGGAG aTGACTGATAATGGGGTCAGCCTCCCAGATCATGTCACGTGCTCCATCCAGTGGGCCGACGCGGTGGTGTTGGTTTACTCCGTCACAGACCGCCGCAGCTTCGATCTTATCGACCAATTACACCAGCTGGTCGTCCGTGCAGGCGGAGCCAACATGCCTCCCGTAATCCTGCTTGCCAATAAGGCGGACCTGCTGCACCTGAGGCGCGTTGACTCCCAGCAGGGCCCCCTTCTGGCCGGAACGCTCGGCTGCTCCTTCTACGAAGTCTCGGCCAGCGAGGACTACAGCCAGGTGCACCACGCTTTCCACCGACTCTGCTGCCAGCTTGCCAAGCAGCCGCCGCCCCCCGCCTccaactcctcctcctcctcatcctcatcctcaaaCACAAACTCTGCCAGCGCCGTCACGGAGAAGAGACGCTCCCCTCTCATCCCCAGACCAAAGTCTCCGAACATGCAGGACCTGAAGAGGCGGTTCAAGCAGGCACTGTCAGCCAAAGTCCGGACTGTCACCTCGGTGTGA